The DNA segment CGATCTCGGCGAAGACCGGGTCAAGCCGAAGCCGGACATTTTCCTGCACGGCGCCAAGCAGTTCGGCGTCGATCCCTCGCGCGTCCTGGTGATCGAGGATTCCGTCCACGGCATTCACGGCGCGATTGCCGCCGGCATGCGCGTCGTCGGCTTCACCGGCGCCTCGCACACCTATCCCTCGCACGCCGACAAGCTGACGGAAGCCGGCGCCGAAACCGTGATTTCCCGCATGAGCGCCCTTCCGGGCGTGATTGCAGCGCTGTCGGAATGGTCGGAAACGCTGACGGCATAACGAATTTGGGTTGGTTTTTCAGCGAGAACCGGCACCGCCCACCTCCGTCAGCTGAAAAACCGGCACAAAACCTCGCGCCGGCTTTTCACAATTAGGCAAAAATACCGCTTATTTCTTCTTCTTCGCCGCAGCCGGGCCCTCGTCGAAGCCGATATAGACCTTGGCGAAATCGCCGGCGCCGCCGGGGAGTGCGATGTTGGTCTTGGTGAAGATGAACTGGGTGGTGCCGACGCCGGTGGGGACTTCGACGGGGTATTGTGTCAACTCCGAATAGAGCGTGTTCTTGCCGTCGGTTGCGGCGACGCGGATCGGCAGGTTGACGGTGCCGGCGCCACCGGCAGGGCCTGCAACGACGCGGCCCTGGACGACGACGGTCATGACCAGCTGGCTCTCGTTCTGGACGCATTGGCGGGTCGTGTCGGCGAGCGACGCCTGGTAGACGATCTTGGTCGGATCGTCCTTGGCGCCCTTGGCATAGGTCCGGTAATTGGCGGTGCCATCGAGCAGGTAGACCTGCGGGCATGTGCCCTGGATGACGGCCGGTGTCGGTGCTGCCGCATTGCCGCCGGCGTCGATCGCGCCGCCCGTGTCTGTCTTGTTGCAGCCTGCGATGACCACGAGAAGCGAAATTCCGAGAAGACGGATGGAAACTTTACCAAACACCTGACTTGACCCCCTGCCTTGCACAAATTGATGCCGCAGGCGTGACTGACCGCAAAATAAGGTATTTTTCGGTTTTCTGCCCTGCAACTTGAGCCTTTCAAGACCCTTGGCGATGGTCTATAGCAGCGACGCATTGAAAAATCGATTGGAGTCTGATGCCGCAACGCCAATTTTTCAGCGCGCGCTGAAAGGGCCGGTGACAGACGAAAATCCGATATTTCCGTCAGCTTTGCCAAGGGCTGACGCAAAGAGAACCGCAATTCCCGCCCGCTTCCACTAGGGTGCGGCTCAATTCCCGCCGCAACGTCTGCGGCAGCAAACAGACGACGAAGGATGGTCACGGTGAAGTATATCTCGACGCGGGGCGAAGCCCCTTCGCTGGGTTTTTGCGATGCGCTTCTGGCGGGCCTTGGCCGCGACGGCGGGCTTTACGTGCCGGAACAATGGCCAAGCTTCACCAAAAAGGAAATCCGGGCGCTGCGCGGACAATCCTACCAGGATATCGCGTTCACGGTTCTGAGCCCCTTCATCGACGGTGAAATCCCTGACGCCACGTTCCGCGCGATGATCGACGAGGCCTATTCGACCTTCCGCCATCCGGCCATCGCGCCGGTCGTCCAGACCGGGGCGAACGCCTTCATCATGGAGCTTTTCCACGGCTCGACGCTCGCCTTCAAGGATGTGGCGATGCAGCTTTTGGCGCGGCTGATGGATCATGTTCTGACGGAGCGAAACGAACGCGCCACCATCGTCGGCGCCACATCGGGCGATACCGGCGGTGCCGCGATCGACGCCTTTGCCGGACGCGACCGTACCGATATCTTCATCCTCTTTCCGCATAGCAAGGTCTCGCCGGTGCAGCAGCGCCAGATGACCACCTCGGCGGCCAGCAATGTCCACGCGGTGGCGATCAACGGCAATTTCGACGATTGCCAGAGCCTCGTCAAAGAGATGTTCAACGACATTTCCTTCCGCGACAGCGTGGCGCTCTCCGGCGTCAACTCGATCAACTGGGCCCGGATCATGGCCCAGATCGTCTATTATTTCACCACGGCTCTGGCGCTCGGCGGTCCCGACCGGATGGTGTCGTTCACCGTTCCGACCGGCAATTTCGGCGATATTTTTGCCGGTTACGTGGCCCGCCAGATGGGCCTGCCGATCGACAAGCTGGTCGTTGCTACCAACGAGAACGATATTGTCGCCCGCACGCTGGAGACCGGCCGCTACGAGATGCGCGACGTCAAGGCGACCACCTCGCCATCGATGGATATCCAGATCTCGTCGAATTTCGAACGGCTGCTGTTCGAGGCCTATGGACGCGACGCTTCCAAGGTGCGCGGCGCCATGGCCAGCCTGAAGCAGTCCGGCTCCTTCGACATCGAGGAGGATGCGCTGAAATCCATCCGCAAGGTGTTTCGCGCGGGGCGCGCCACCGAGAAGGAAGTGGCCAAAACGATCGCCAGGACGCTGGAGACCACCGGCTATCTTCTCGATCCGCATACGGCGATCGGCGTCTTCGTTGCCAACAAGCACGAGACATCCAGCGTTCCCATGGTGACGCTTGCGACCGCGCATCCGGCAAAATTCCCGGCCGCAGTTAAATCGGCCTGTGGTATTGACCCGGCGCTTCCAACGTGGCTTGCTAATCTGATGGTCAGGGAGGAGCGTTTCGACGTTCTTGACGCCGAGCTAAAAGCTGTTGAAACCTTTATCAATGAGCGGGCCCGCATCCGGAAATAAGGACGCAGAAAGACGTATGATGAAAGTTGAGTGCACCCGGCTTCAATCCGGGTTGACGGTCGTCACCGAGAACATGCCGCATCTTGAAAGCGTCGCACTCGGGGTCTGGATCAAATCCGGTTCACGCGATGAAACCACGGACGAGCACGGAATTGCCCATCTGCTGGAACATATGGCGTTCAAAGGCACAGCACGGCGCACGGCCCGCGACATTGCCGAGCAGATCGAAAATGTCGGCGGCGAGGTCAACGCCGCGACGTCAACCGAAACCACCTCCTACTACGCCCGCATTCTTCAGGACGACGTTCCGCTCGCGGTCGATATTCTCGCCGACATCCTGACGGAATCCTCCTTCGACGAGGACGAGCTGCAGCGCGAAAAGCAGGTCATCCTGCAGGAAATCGGCGCCGCCAACGACACGCCCGACGATGTCGTCTTCGACAAATTCGCCGAAACCGCCTTTGCCAACCAGACGATCGGCCGCCCGATCCTCGGCACGCCGGAAACGGTTCTATCCTTCACGCCCGAACAGATCCGCACCTATCTCGACCGCAACTACACCACAGACCGCATGTTCGTCGTCGGTGCCGGTGCAATCGATCATGATAGCTTTGTGCGACAGGTTGAAGACCGTTTTTCCAGCCTGCCGCAAAAGCCGGTGGCGTCGCCTGTTGCCGAGACCGCCCATTATACCGGCGGCGACGTGCGCGAAGG comes from the Pararhizobium qamdonense genome and includes:
- the thrC gene encoding threonine synthase; amino-acid sequence: MVTVKYISTRGEAPSLGFCDALLAGLGRDGGLYVPEQWPSFTKKEIRALRGQSYQDIAFTVLSPFIDGEIPDATFRAMIDEAYSTFRHPAIAPVVQTGANAFIMELFHGSTLAFKDVAMQLLARLMDHVLTERNERATIVGATSGDTGGAAIDAFAGRDRTDIFILFPHSKVSPVQQRQMTTSAASNVHAVAINGNFDDCQSLVKEMFNDISFRDSVALSGVNSINWARIMAQIVYYFTTALALGGPDRMVSFTVPTGNFGDIFAGYVARQMGLPIDKLVVATNENDIVARTLETGRYEMRDVKATTSPSMDIQISSNFERLLFEAYGRDASKVRGAMASLKQSGSFDIEEDALKSIRKVFRAGRATEKEVAKTIARTLETTGYLLDPHTAIGVFVANKHETSSVPMVTLATAHPAKFPAAVKSACGIDPALPTWLANLMVREERFDVLDAELKAVETFINERARIRK
- a CDS encoding M16 family metallopeptidase, producing MMKVECTRLQSGLTVVTENMPHLESVALGVWIKSGSRDETTDEHGIAHLLEHMAFKGTARRTARDIAEQIENVGGEVNAATSTETTSYYARILQDDVPLAVDILADILTESSFDEDELQREKQVILQEIGAANDTPDDVVFDKFAETAFANQTIGRPILGTPETVLSFTPEQIRTYLDRNYTTDRMFVVGAGAIDHDSFVRQVEDRFSSLPQKPVASPVAETAHYTGGDVREGRDLMDAQVLLGFEGKAYHARDFYCSQILANILGGGMSSRLFQEVREHRGLCYSVYAFHWGFSDTGIFGVHAATGGENLPELMPVIIDELRKSSMNIEQQEIDRARAQIRAQLLMGQESPAARAGQIARQMMLYGRPIPNEELMERLSGITVERLTDLAGRLFFDTVPTLSAIGPVEKLAPMGDILGALSNKAVRARAANG